One window from the genome of Natrinema caseinilyticum encodes:
- a CDS encoding acyl-CoA dehydrogenase family protein yields MNGYKCYHVTVHLTRQEQDLRATARAFGDEHITSVAMEYVKSGEWPWDVFAKAADADLIGRSFDQDIGGNQASLVEECLVAQEFCRADSSVGIAINGATVGCFAVSSFGSDEQRRRWLPSVADGEATSSIALTEPDTGSALSKVTTTAKIDGDEYVINGEKDWIANGVSSDWVATLCRTNPDSKGPHHGLSLIVVPTDADGYEAQARNRLGLDAAEHATVHYDDVRVPRENLLGEEEGQGFSQILEWLEHGRIEIAAAHLGMAEGAFDRALAYAKKREQGGQPIGDYQGMRWKLADMHKQLEVANAQVYRAARLVDQAEAGEDVVESTTDQASIAKLYATEIACDVAEEAVQVFGGNGFARENEVEHFYRDVKAGTIYEGTSEVQRNTIGKVLFDEL; encoded by the coding sequence ATGAACGGATATAAATGCTATCATGTGACAGTACATCTAACACGGCAGGAGCAGGACCTTCGAGCAACCGCGAGAGCATTCGGGGATGAGCATATCACATCCGTCGCGATGGAATACGTCAAGTCGGGAGAGTGGCCATGGGATGTATTCGCCAAGGCAGCGGACGCGGACCTAATTGGTCGATCATTCGACCAAGACATCGGCGGAAACCAGGCATCACTGGTCGAAGAGTGTCTCGTCGCCCAGGAGTTCTGTCGCGCCGACTCCTCGGTCGGCATTGCCATCAACGGCGCGACCGTCGGCTGTTTCGCCGTTTCGTCGTTTGGTAGCGACGAACAGCGACGTCGCTGGTTGCCGTCGGTGGCCGACGGCGAGGCGACGAGCAGCATCGCGCTGACCGAACCCGACACCGGCTCCGCGCTCTCAAAAGTCACCACTACTGCCAAAATCGACGGTGACGAGTACGTGATCAACGGAGAGAAAGACTGGATCGCCAACGGCGTGAGTAGTGACTGGGTTGCGACGCTCTGTCGTACGAATCCAGACTCGAAGGGGCCCCACCATGGACTGAGTCTGATTGTGGTCCCAACAGACGCCGACGGCTACGAAGCGCAGGCACGCAACCGACTCGGACTGGACGCGGCAGAACACGCAACGGTACACTACGACGACGTACGGGTTCCCCGGGAGAACTTGCTTGGCGAGGAGGAGGGTCAGGGCTTCTCCCAAATCCTCGAGTGGCTTGAGCACGGTCGTATCGAGATCGCAGCTGCACACCTAGGCATGGCTGAAGGCGCGTTCGATCGCGCGCTCGCGTATGCGAAGAAACGCGAACAGGGCGGCCAGCCGATCGGTGACTATCAGGGCATGCGCTGGAAACTGGCCGACATGCATAAGCAACTCGAAGTCGCCAATGCGCAAGTCTACCGCGCAGCGCGGTTGGTCGACCAGGCTGAGGCCGGTGAAGATGTCGTCGAGAGTACGACTGACCAGGCCAGCATCGCAAAGCTGTACGCGACCGAAATCGCCTGCGATGTCGCCGAGGAAGCCGTCCAAGTGTTCGGGGGTAACGGCTTCGCCCGTGAAAACGAAGTTGAACACTTCTACCGGGACGTCAAAGCTGGAACCATTTACGAGGGTACCAGCGAAGTACAGCGGAACACAATCGGTAAGGTGCTGTTCGATGAACTCTGA
- a CDS encoding LLM class flavin-dependent oxidoreductase: protein MLNYLAGVTDNIDIGSSTCIVPYRHPVVLARNALTVEALSDGQFDFGIGTGWMKTEFEVLDVPYDERGGRTDEFLALFERICEEGELDFDGLHHSFQETSFHPVPGDDRPKTWIGGRSGAAFRRIGQYGDGWTIFWDRPDDIASARERIMRAWRDFDRDSEPEIALTRPIRLGSGPGLDDSRPLVGDPTSVMGDIDAYAEVGVTRIVLDFFTTDIEVQLDQVRRFGDEIIAAR, encoded by the coding sequence GTGTTGAACTACCTTGCGGGGGTCACTGACAATATCGATATCGGGTCAAGCACCTGTATCGTTCCTTACCGGCACCCAGTCGTGCTGGCGCGCAACGCTCTCACTGTGGAAGCGCTCTCGGACGGCCAGTTCGACTTCGGCATCGGAACCGGATGGATGAAAACCGAGTTTGAGGTGCTTGACGTACCATACGACGAACGCGGCGGTCGAACCGACGAGTTTCTCGCCCTCTTTGAGCGGATCTGCGAAGAAGGAGAACTCGACTTTGACGGCTTGCATCACAGCTTTCAGGAGACGAGCTTCCACCCTGTTCCTGGCGACGATCGGCCGAAAACATGGATCGGCGGCCGGTCCGGCGCTGCGTTCCGCCGCATCGGACAGTATGGCGACGGCTGGACCATCTTCTGGGACCGGCCGGACGACATCGCATCTGCCCGCGAGCGTATCATGCGAGCATGGCGGGATTTCGACCGTGACAGTGAACCAGAGATTGCGCTAACTAGACCGATACGGCTGGGATCAGGCCCCGGCCTCGACGACTCTCGACCGCTGGTCGGCGATCCGACGTCCGTCATGGGCGACATCGACGCATACGCCGAGGTCGGCGTCACGCGCATCGTGCTCGACTTCTTCACGACCGACATCGAGGTTCAACTCGATCAGGTCCGGCGGTTCGGTGACGAAATCATCGCCGCCCGATGA
- a CDS encoding LLM class flavin-dependent oxidoreductase → MTGENRPFEYPRTGFVLPSDRPGTDLLNLAVNAVESGFDSVWTAGGWGYDPLVLLARVAERVDCALGTCVVNGFSRTPSALAAGSLALHEATDGRFVLGIGASTPAVVEGFHGQLFDRPLRRLRETIEILNLALSGDTIDYDGEVFQLNGFTLDRADGAAIPVFNGALGRTNLAMTIDHADGWISHLLPLPTLESALADARKRASTDGSPRICPSIPTAISEDPTEARQLLAEHVATYVGSTAFYRDVIAEHGFHEEAHEIHDAWQDGQRSVAVSAVTRPLLDAIGIAGRPRYGRERLLEILETVDTALISFPRGATSDVHRAVVEALPPATR, encoded by the coding sequence ATGACTGGGGAGAACCGACCATTCGAGTACCCCCGGACCGGGTTCGTTCTTCCTTCCGATCGGCCGGGAACGGACCTGCTCAACCTCGCCGTCAACGCAGTGGAATCCGGCTTCGACTCCGTTTGGACGGCTGGCGGGTGGGGATACGATCCACTCGTCCTGCTCGCCCGCGTCGCTGAACGGGTCGACTGCGCACTCGGAACTTGCGTTGTCAACGGCTTCTCCCGAACGCCGTCGGCGCTCGCAGCCGGATCACTCGCATTACACGAGGCGACCGACGGCCGGTTCGTTCTCGGTATTGGCGCCAGCACGCCGGCGGTCGTGGAAGGGTTCCACGGCCAGCTGTTCGACCGGCCGCTTCGACGCCTCCGGGAGACGATTGAAATTCTTAACTTGGCGCTTTCCGGTGATACCATCGACTACGACGGCGAGGTGTTCCAGCTGAATGGGTTTACACTCGACCGTGCTGACGGAGCGGCTATCCCGGTGTTCAACGGGGCGCTCGGACGAACGAACCTTGCGATGACCATCGATCACGCCGATGGGTGGATCTCACACCTGCTCCCGTTACCGACCTTGGAATCGGCACTGGCAGACGCCCGGAAACGGGCGTCAACCGACGGCTCACCCCGTATTTGTCCGTCAATCCCGACTGCCATCAGCGAGGATCCGACTGAGGCTCGGCAACTCCTCGCCGAACACGTCGCGACGTACGTCGGCTCTACAGCGTTCTATCGGGACGTCATTGCCGAGCATGGATTCCACGAGGAAGCACACGAAATCCACGACGCATGGCAAGACGGGCAGCGTTCGGTCGCCGTCTCGGCGGTCACGCGCCCTCTCCTCGATGCCATCGGTATTGCTGGAAGGCCCAGGTACGGACGCGAACGACTCTTGGAAATCCTCGAGACAGTCGACACCGCGCTCATTAGCTTTCCACGCGGTGCGACGAGTGACGTTCACCGGGCCGTCGTCGAAGCATTGCCGCCGGCAACGCGTTGA
- a CDS encoding acyl-CoA synthetase → MGRYQEIRKSFKWDQVWDTYRGDKECWFNIGYEAVGKHADSNRRDKIAVRVVDFADGGAEEMTYGELDQAAGRMINFLHDLGLSEGDRIATMLEPCSELYTTTVAAWLGGFELVPLSPLFGPDAANYRIREAGVEAVVTSPKRREKIDVESIKHLNHMLTAGDPTDLTANDDCPFSEYAAYDPEYQVVKTDPDDTCTIQYTSGTTGPPKGVMAKHAIIVSMYPGFTWAADHRPEHEYFGAGPPAWSYGLFGCTAFALSKGMGTIAYRGKFEPQPFVDVLETYGITNVFAPPTLLRQLSQSDVDFDALDLDVELVATAGEPLDSNTIEWAQGTLDATIVDHYGFTEGAMAINNYSFDDWEIKPGSMGKPAPGFDVRVLDRDEDIEVERNEVGEIAIRTEDACLNATGYLDMPEKTEETWGGKWIRTDDLGRVDEDGYFWFEGRADDVILSAGHRIGPTEVENTLLTHDAISEAGVVGLPDQERGEIVAAFIVLTDNYEASNELKEEVQKFVREELAKTKYPRKITFMDDLPKTNSGKIRRKELRER, encoded by the coding sequence ATGGGTCGCTATCAAGAGATACGCAAGTCCTTCAAATGGGATCAGGTGTGGGACACCTACAGAGGCGATAAAGAGTGTTGGTTCAATATCGGATACGAGGCCGTCGGAAAACACGCCGACAGCAATCGGCGTGACAAAATCGCGGTCAGGGTCGTCGACTTTGCCGACGGAGGGGCCGAGGAGATGACCTACGGAGAACTTGACCAGGCCGCCGGGCGTATGATCAACTTTCTCCATGACCTCGGACTCTCAGAGGGGGATCGAATCGCCACAATGCTTGAACCGTGTTCAGAGCTGTACACTACAACCGTCGCGGCCTGGCTCGGCGGGTTCGAACTCGTGCCCTTATCGCCACTGTTCGGTCCCGATGCAGCGAACTACCGAATCCGTGAGGCGGGTGTCGAGGCAGTCGTCACCTCTCCGAAACGCCGGGAGAAAATCGATGTCGAGTCAATCAAGCACCTTAACCACATGTTGACCGCTGGCGATCCCACCGATTTGACCGCCAACGACGATTGTCCGTTCAGTGAGTACGCGGCGTACGATCCAGAGTACCAAGTGGTCAAAACTGACCCCGACGATACCTGTACGATTCAATACACCAGCGGCACGACCGGCCCGCCAAAAGGTGTTATGGCAAAACACGCGATCATCGTTTCGATGTATCCCGGGTTCACTTGGGCCGCCGACCATCGGCCGGAACACGAGTATTTCGGCGCCGGGCCGCCGGCATGGTCCTACGGCTTGTTCGGTTGTACGGCCTTTGCGCTGTCAAAAGGCATGGGAACCATCGCGTATCGCGGAAAGTTCGAGCCCCAACCGTTCGTCGACGTACTCGAAACGTACGGTATCACCAATGTGTTCGCCCCACCGACCCTCCTACGACAGCTCTCGCAGTCCGACGTCGATTTCGACGCGCTTGATCTGGACGTCGAACTCGTCGCGACTGCGGGAGAACCTCTCGACTCGAATACGATTGAGTGGGCACAAGGAACCCTCGACGCGACGATTGTCGACCACTACGGGTTTACGGAAGGCGCAATGGCGATTAACAACTACTCATTCGACGATTGGGAAATTAAGCCCGGCAGTATGGGAAAGCCCGCACCTGGCTTCGACGTGCGGGTTCTTGACCGGGACGAGGACATTGAGGTTGAACGGAACGAAGTCGGCGAGATAGCTATCCGGACGGAAGACGCTTGTCTCAACGCGACCGGCTACCTCGACATGCCCGAGAAGACCGAGGAAACATGGGGTGGCAAGTGGATCCGCACCGACGACCTGGGTCGCGTTGACGAGGACGGTTACTTCTGGTTCGAGGGCCGGGCCGACGATGTCATCCTCAGCGCCGGCCACCGAATTGGGCCAACGGAGGTGGAGAACACGCTGTTGACCCACGACGCCATCTCGGAGGCCGGTGTTGTCGGTCTCCCCGACCAGGAACGCGGGGAGATTGTCGCCGCGTTCATTGTCCTGACCGACAACTACGAGGCGTCCAACGAATTGAAAGAAGAGGTTCAGAAATTTGTCCGCGAGGAACTGGCAAAGACCAAATATCCGCGAAAGATCACTTTTATGGACGATCTCCCAAAAACAAACTCCGGGAAGATTCGGCGCAAGGAACTCCGCGAACGTTAA
- a CDS encoding SDR family NAD(P)-dependent oxidoreductase has product MPEQLLTDKFDFTGDAVAVTGGASGIGRAVCETFASLGADITIADIDVDAAEETVAVIEEEYDTQAIAIETDVSSYEDATEMIETTVDEFGSIDVLVNNAGMSTRTSSFLESKPEDWDQSVGVTYFGTMNCTHAALSHMVEQESGCIINYASDSYKGNDPSLAVYGGAKAGNVAFTMNVAKEVGEHGIRMNVVSPGTTETPATEDWLAEYRDQVLDSYALNRLGQPQDIADTVAFLASDAADWITAEVVSVNGGYIRG; this is encoded by the coding sequence GTGCCTGAACAATTACTTACCGATAAGTTCGACTTCACAGGCGACGCCGTCGCGGTTACCGGCGGCGCAAGCGGTATCGGCCGAGCAGTCTGCGAGACCTTCGCCTCCTTAGGCGCAGACATCACCATCGCGGACATCGATGTCGACGCTGCGGAGGAAACTGTAGCTGTGATCGAGGAAGAGTACGACACCCAGGCCATTGCGATCGAGACAGACGTCTCTTCGTACGAAGACGCCACTGAGATGATCGAGACGACGGTCGACGAGTTCGGCTCGATCGACGTGCTCGTGAACAACGCCGGAATGAGCACACGTACCTCCTCGTTCCTCGAGTCGAAGCCCGAAGACTGGGACCAATCAGTCGGTGTCACCTACTTCGGGACGATGAATTGTACCCACGCCGCGCTGTCGCACATGGTCGAGCAGGAAAGCGGCTGTATCATCAACTACGCCAGCGACTCGTACAAGGGCAACGATCCCTCGCTCGCCGTCTATGGTGGCGCGAAGGCCGGGAACGTCGCGTTTACGATGAACGTCGCCAAGGAAGTCGGCGAACACGGTATCCGGATGAACGTCGTCTCCCCTGGCACGACCGAAACGCCTGCGACCGAAGACTGGCTCGCCGAATACCGCGACCAAGTCCTCGACTCGTATGCGCTTAATCGCCTGGGGCAACCGCAAGATATCGCCGATACAGTCGCCTTCTTGGCAAGCGATGCTGCGGACTGGATTACCGCGGAAGTGGTCAGCGTCAACGGCGGCTACATTCGAGGGTAG
- a CDS encoding thiolase family protein: MTEALIVDAVRTPFGKRKGLFRDTHPQDLAAAPLAALEERNGFDPAIIEDVMYGCVKPVFEQGSNIGRIAPLVAGWGDSVPGLQLDRMCGSGQQTVNLAAANVRADFHDVVVAGGVEHMTRVPMTSNRSGKTAEPDTTDTYFEHYDELVHQGESAERVAAEWDFSRRELDEIAVDSHRRWKQANDEGRFDSQLVPVETELDGESITVEQDEHPRPGTDLATLADLPLAFRDEGEGVIHAGNSSGIVDGSSALLIASEEAAEEHGWEPMARIVQTEVVGVDPVMMLTGPIPATEQVLKKAEMEPSDIDLFEVNEAFASVVAAWLEETGISWEDTNVNGGAIAHGHPLGATGSALLTKLAHELERTGQDTALTTMCIGFGQAVATIIERV; encoded by the coding sequence ATGACTGAGGCTCTAATTGTCGATGCCGTCAGAACACCGTTTGGAAAACGCAAAGGCTTGTTTCGCGATACTCACCCCCAAGACCTCGCAGCCGCTCCGCTTGCGGCACTCGAGGAGCGCAATGGGTTCGATCCGGCGATCATCGAGGACGTCATGTACGGCTGTGTCAAGCCCGTGTTCGAACAAGGATCGAACATTGGTCGGATCGCCCCACTGGTAGCCGGTTGGGGTGACTCCGTCCCGGGCCTTCAACTCGATCGGATGTGCGGATCTGGCCAGCAAACGGTGAACTTAGCCGCGGCCAACGTCCGTGCCGACTTCCACGACGTTGTCGTCGCCGGTGGCGTCGAACACATGACCCGCGTCCCGATGACCAGCAATCGAAGCGGGAAGACGGCCGAACCCGATACGACCGACACCTACTTCGAACACTACGACGAGCTCGTCCACCAGGGCGAAAGCGCCGAGCGCGTCGCCGCTGAATGGGACTTCTCCCGGCGTGAACTCGACGAAATCGCTGTCGATTCTCACCGACGCTGGAAGCAAGCTAACGACGAGGGACGCTTCGACAGCCAACTCGTTCCCGTTGAGACCGAACTTGACGGCGAGTCGATCACCGTCGAACAGGACGAACACCCCCGTCCCGGTACCGACCTCGCGACGCTCGCCGACCTACCGCTGGCGTTCCGCGACGAGGGCGAGGGTGTCATCCACGCGGGCAACTCTTCGGGGATCGTTGACGGCTCCTCTGCGCTGCTTATCGCCAGCGAGGAGGCCGCCGAAGAGCACGGGTGGGAGCCGATGGCTCGTATCGTCCAGACCGAAGTCGTCGGCGTCGATCCCGTCATGATGCTCACTGGGCCTATCCCGGCGACCGAACAGGTCCTCAAGAAGGCGGAGATGGAACCATCTGATATCGATCTGTTCGAGGTCAACGAAGCGTTTGCGTCGGTCGTCGCCGCCTGGCTCGAAGAGACGGGAATCTCGTGGGAAGACACGAACGTCAACGGCGGCGCGATCGCCCACGGCCATCCGTTGGGCGCGACCGGAAGCGCGCTCCTGACAAAACTGGCTCACGAACTTGAGCGCACCGGGCAGGACACCGCGCTGACGACCATGTGTATCGGCTTCGGCCAGGCCGTCGCCACCATCATTGAACGGGTATGA
- a CDS encoding MFS transporter — protein MAPLGKALISPLLESLQQTYGATDATIGLMMAVFTVPAIVMIPIIGIFADRYGRKPILVSGIAVFSVTGTALAMTTNFHSVLLLRFFQSVSFAAVTPIIITSVGVFVANTISSGA, from the coding sequence ATGGCACCGCTTGGGAAAGCCCTTATTTCACCACTTCTAGAATCCCTACAGCAAACCTACGGCGCGACGGACGCAACGATAGGATTGATGATGGCCGTATTTACAGTTCCTGCCATCGTGATGATCCCCATAATCGGTATTTTCGCTGATCGATATGGACGAAAACCCATCTTAGTTTCCGGAATAGCTGTGTTTTCTGTTACCGGTACTGCACTCGCAATGACGACAAATTTTCACAGTGTTCTTCTCCTTCGATTCTTCCAGAGCGTTAGCTTTGCAGCAGTAACACCAATTATTATCACGAGCGTCGGCGTATTTGTCGCGAACACGATATCATCGGGCGCATGA
- a CDS encoding 3-hydroxyacyl-CoA dehydrogenase NAD-binding domain-containing protein, with translation MPEDDVVSTLERIETHVNVEAAVRDADIVIEVVPERMNLKKELCQKLDFHAPDDIVFATNTPTLVIIIGVTAAKLTLWKNRRRRTL, from the coding sequence ATCCCGGAGGATGACGTCGTGTCGACGCTTGAACGTATCGAGACACACGTTAATGTTGAGGCTGCAGTTAGGGATGCGGACATTGTTATTGAGGTCGTTCCGGAACGGATGAACCTCAAAAAGGAGTTATGTCAGAAACTTGACTTTCATGCGCCCGATGATATCGTGTTCGCGACAAATACGCCGACGCTCGTGATAATAATTGGTGTTACTGCTGCAAAGCTAACGCTCTGGAAGAATCGAAGGAGAAGAACACTGTGA
- a CDS encoding IS6 family transposase yields the protein MPENARLSPSIGQFDLDFVEREATPRLLMRLSIQLHLAGLSLSNTVRVLEIFGVERSRSTIHNWVHKADLQPDSCRNPDHVAVDETVIRLDDEQYWLYAAVDPESNELLHTKLEPTRNKVIASTFFTELREKHDVDDAVFLVDGDKSLNYACQRHGLDFRYERHGNRNSVERVFREIKRRTSSFSNCFSNAHAETADQWLRSFAFAWNQLI from the coding sequence ATGCCCGAAAACGCACGCCTTAGTCCTAGTATCGGCCAGTTCGACTTGGATTTTGTGGAGCGAGAAGCAACACCGCGGCTGTTGATGAGGCTCAGTATTCAGCTCCATCTTGCTGGACTCTCGCTTTCGAATACTGTTCGTGTTCTCGAGATATTCGGTGTTGAACGGTCTCGATCGACGATTCATAACTGGGTTCACAAGGCTGATCTACAGCCCGATTCCTGTCGAAACCCGGATCACGTTGCAGTTGACGAGACGGTGATCCGGCTCGACGATGAACAGTATTGGCTGTACGCCGCTGTCGATCCAGAGTCAAACGAATTACTCCATACAAAGCTTGAACCGACGAGAAATAAGGTAATAGCCAGTACATTCTTCACGGAATTACGCGAGAAACACGATGTCGATGACGCTGTGTTTCTCGTTGATGGCGATAAATCACTGAACTACGCCTGTCAACGGCATGGCCTCGATTTCAGATACGAACGACATGGAAATCGGAACAGTGTCGAACGTGTCTTTCGGGAGATAAAACGTCGAACCTCTTCTTTCTCAAACTGCTTTAGTAACGCTCACGCAGAAACTGCTGATCAGTGGCTCAGGTCGTTCGCCTTCGCATGGAATCAGCTTATCTGA
- a CDS encoding DUF1214 domain-containing protein, which translates to MSEETIHTTSVSDSQPLRATRRSALRGAGLAGILSLAGGSATASQQSSEANAQQTDQQSSADGESIPVTWENYPRANCHASFQATVDEGGFGQLYNFRDITPVSEQLDVEANRDTIYSLGVFDLTEPVTITLPDSGDRYQSMNVQNEDQYVKLTVTEPGTYTITQDLVGTRYAGVLIRTFVDPNDPDDVTQVRQLQDEIGVEQASAGSFEIPNWEQRSFNQLDDALTTVFTTLENFSGAYGDVDQVDPVKFFVASPSGWTGPPQPSEALFLQRIPTQNDGTTPYTLTVDEDVPVDAFWSVTVYNRDLYLEENEYDAYSVNNVTAEPDDDGSVTIHFGGDPDQPNFIYTPEGWHYIVRLYQPREPIINGSYQFPEAELVG; encoded by the coding sequence ATGAGCGAAGAGACAATCCACACGACGTCAGTATCGGACTCTCAACCGCTGCGGGCAACGCGTCGAAGCGCACTTCGCGGGGCAGGTCTCGCCGGAATACTCTCGCTAGCCGGCGGCAGCGCCACTGCCAGCCAACAGTCCTCGGAAGCAAACGCCCAGCAGACGGACCAGCAGTCGTCAGCAGATGGCGAGTCGATCCCAGTGACATGGGAGAATTACCCACGCGCCAACTGTCATGCTTCATTCCAGGCAACCGTCGACGAGGGCGGGTTCGGACAGCTCTATAATTTCAGAGATATAACGCCAGTCAGCGAGCAGTTGGACGTCGAGGCAAATCGTGACACGATTTACTCACTCGGGGTGTTCGATCTGACCGAGCCAGTCACCATCACGCTCCCAGACAGTGGTGACCGCTACCAGTCAATGAATGTCCAGAACGAGGATCAATATGTGAAGCTGACAGTCACCGAACCTGGCACGTACACGATAACACAAGATCTGGTCGGGACTCGGTATGCTGGCGTCCTGATCCGTACGTTTGTTGACCCGAACGACCCGGACGATGTAACGCAAGTCCGGCAACTCCAGGATGAGATTGGCGTCGAACAAGCATCGGCTGGCTCCTTTGAGATTCCCAACTGGGAGCAACGATCATTCAACCAACTCGACGACGCGCTCACGACAGTCTTTACCACGCTCGAGAACTTTTCGGGCGCGTATGGTGACGTCGATCAAGTCGACCCCGTGAAATTTTTCGTCGCCAGTCCGTCGGGGTGGACCGGCCCCCCGCAGCCGTCGGAAGCGCTCTTCCTCCAACGGATTCCCACCCAGAATGATGGCACAACGCCATACACACTCACCGTCGACGAAGACGTCCCCGTCGACGCGTTCTGGTCAGTCACCGTCTACAACCGTGACCTCTACCTCGAGGAGAACGAGTACGACGCGTACTCGGTCAACAACGTGACTGCAGAGCCGGACGACGACGGCAGTGTCACGATTCACTTTGGCGGCGACCCCGATCAGCCGAACTTCATCTACACGCCAGAAGGATGGCACTATATCGTCCGACTCTATCAACCACGCGAGCCAATCATCAACGGGAGCTATCAGTTCCCCGAGGCCGAGCTGGTCGGGTGA
- the sugE gene encoding quaternary ammonium compound efflux SMR transporter SugE — MSWYILILAGLFEIVWAVGLEYSDGFSKPWPTLGTIVALVASMILLAQAVKDLPVGTAYAVWTGIGAVGTASLGIVLFDEPATLTRIACIGVIVVGIVGLHLASGGQ, encoded by the coding sequence ATGTCGTGGTATATTCTGATACTCGCCGGGCTGTTCGAAATCGTTTGGGCAGTCGGACTCGAATACTCTGATGGATTCTCGAAACCGTGGCCCACACTTGGAACCATCGTCGCTCTCGTCGCCAGCATGATTCTGCTGGCACAGGCTGTCAAAGATCTTCCTGTGGGGACAGCCTATGCAGTGTGGACAGGTATTGGAGCTGTTGGAACTGCTTCGCTTGGAATCGTGCTGTTTGATGAACCGGCCACTCTCACTCGGATCGCATGTATCGGCGTGATTGTCGTCGGTATCGTCGGACTCCACCTTGCATCTGGAGGCCAGTAA
- a CDS encoding PadR family transcriptional regulator, with amino-acid sequence MDSPTSNVDILYVIAGQDEPHGLAIEGEKGKLEEYYLNEIHHEQQYPNLDTVVNKELVEKGQLDRRTNYYAITDEGEQAIKDRREWVSQYID; translated from the coding sequence GTGGATTCACCCACTTCCAACGTTGACATCTTGTACGTGATCGCCGGCCAAGACGAGCCCCATGGCCTCGCGATCGAAGGCGAAAAAGGCAAACTCGAGGAGTACTACCTGAACGAGATCCATCACGAACAGCAGTATCCGAATCTCGATACGGTCGTCAACAAGGAACTTGTCGAAAAAGGACAACTCGACAGGCGCACAAACTACTACGCGATTACAGACGAGGGAGAGCAAGCAATCAAGGATCGGCGTGAGTGGGTATCACAGTACATCGATTAA
- a CDS encoding DUF7342 family protein, translating to MSNTESPDGPPFFEDAFRDDDVEQRIYGTILRTREPATASAIAEQAECDPKTARKYLGWFSDLGIVTRHDGHPTTYERNDAYFQWRRINQLAAEHTVDELQEHVRNLTTRITDYEETYDATTPAAVDAVDAAETSDEQTIDDVYSDLADWATARDERKRYERARQQRAGAETDQASG from the coding sequence ATGTCCAATACAGAGTCTCCAGATGGCCCCCCATTCTTTGAGGATGCGTTTCGTGACGACGATGTTGAACAGCGCATCTACGGGACGATCCTTCGGACCCGCGAGCCTGCAACGGCGAGCGCTATCGCAGAGCAAGCCGAGTGCGACCCAAAGACCGCTCGAAAATATCTAGGCTGGTTCAGCGACCTCGGGATCGTCACGCGCCACGACGGCCATCCGACGACCTACGAGCGCAATGATGCATACTTCCAGTGGCGGCGCATCAACCAACTTGCTGCCGAGCACACCGTCGACGAACTCCAAGAGCACGTCCGCAACCTCACGACACGGATTACCGATTACGAAGAAACGTACGATGCCACGACACCGGCAGCTGTCGACGCTGTCGATGCTGCAGAGACGAGCGACGAACAGACAATCGACGATGTGTATAGCGACCTTGCCGACTGGGCGACCGCTCGAGATGAGCGCAAGCGCTACGAACGCGCCCGTCAGCAACGCGCTGGCGCTGAGACCGACCAAGCATCCGGGTAA